The following are encoded together in the Salvia hispanica cultivar TCC Black 2014 chromosome 6, UniMelb_Shisp_WGS_1.0, whole genome shotgun sequence genome:
- the LOC125191659 gene encoding norbelladine synthase-like, with amino-acid sequence MYGTIFDEKTVDVPATEAWKLFSSHQLPKVMKEAIPDFISRVDVVQGDGDVGTIVEIVFQLGGTWKSLTEKLMVLDHEKRVREVEVVEGGFLDLGFTLYRVRFEVIEVEGNEKQCIIRYTIEYKLKEEAAANIALVSIQPLIAIVQHAQYLLRNNGN; translated from the exons ATGTACGGAACAATATTCGATGAGAAGACGGTTGACGTACCGGCAACCGAAGCGTGGAAGCTCTTCAGTAGTCACCAGCTCCCCAAAGTGATGAAGGAAGCCATCCCCGACTTCATCAGCCGGGTCGACGTCGTCCAAGGCGACGGCGACGTCGGAACCATTGTCGAGATCGTTTTCCAACTAG GAGGAACATGGAAGTCGCTTACGGAGAAATTGATGGTTTTGGATCACGAGAAGCGTGTGAGGGAGGTAGAGGTGGTGGAAGGTGGATTTCTGGATCTAGGGTTCACGCTGTATCGTGTGAGATTTGAAGTGATAGAGGTGGAGGGAAACGAGAAACAGTGTATAATTCGATATACGATCGAGTACAAGCTCAAAGAGGAAGCTGCAGCGAATATTGCACTTGTTTCCATTCAACCACTCATCGCCATCGTGCAACATGCTCAGTATTTGCTCCGCAACAATGGCAATTGA
- the LOC125195565 gene encoding LOW QUALITY PROTEIN: 4-coumarate-CoA ligase 2-like (The sequence of the model RefSeq protein was modified relative to this genomic sequence to represent the inferred CDS: inserted 2 bases in 1 codon) yields MSGSCGNVIRNAELKVVDPDTGCSLPRNQLDEDDTFLFRQGILGVVGSLKIDVDGCLHTGYIGYLDDDDDVFIVDRVKELIKFKGVPPAELKALLXSHLQISDVVVVSNKDEAVGEVLVAFVVPSNSSELTEEVVKEFISKHKI; encoded by the exons ATGTCCGGCTCATGCGGCAATGTGATCCGCAACGCCGAACTCAAGGTCGTCGACCCGGACACCGGCTGCTCCCTCCCCCGCAATCAACTGGACGAAGATGATACGTTTCTTTTTCGGCaggggattttaggagttgttg GGTCACTGAAGATAGACGTGGATGGTTGTCTCCACACCGGATACATCGGGTATCTGGACGACGATGACGATGTTTTCATTGTAGACAGGGTCAAGGAACTCATCAAATTCAAAGGC GTACCACCAGCTGAGCTGAAGGCTCTTCT ATCCCATCTCCAAATTTCTGATGTTGTTGTTGTCTC GAATAAAGATGAAGCTGTTGGTGAAGTTCTTGTTGCCTTTGTAGTTCCATCAAATAGTTCTGAACTTACAGAAGAAGTTGTTAAGGAATTCATCtccaaacataaaatttaa